The Cryptomeria japonica chromosome 9, Sugi_1.0, whole genome shotgun sequence DNA segment CTCCTGGTTAGTCTCTTAATTACAGTCTTCATGATCCATCAGGGGATCCAGTAACTCTTGTTGGGTAGTCTCTTTCTCCACGGGAAGTGGATCTATTAACACTTGTTTGTTCTGTCCTTTCTCCAAACAACACTCATCTGTATCTTCAGTTGTCACCTGCTTACCTTGTTCATCAACCCCTTGAGGAACAGATACCATGTCCCCACCTTGACTCTCATTTTTCTTCTGCTTATCATTTTCATAAGTCCCCTGAGAATCAACTACCATATCACCACATTCTATCTCGTTTTTCTCTTGATTACTTTCTTCAATATTCCCTTCAGAATCAACAACCATATTCCCATCTACACTCTCAATTTTCTCCAGCTTagcattttcatcatttctttcagtGTCAACTACAATATCTGCACCTTGATTCTCCAGTTTAGCATCCACCAATGCAACAACCTCAGCCAGCAACTGCTCCTGATTGTCTGTTGAGCCAAGCCCTTCTTCTTGTTTTATGTCCACTCCCTCGTCAATGGACATCTCTCCCTTTGGATTCTTCTGCGTGTCATCAATGTTTATCGCAGTTGCATTCTGTGCAGATGCTCTCTCCTGCCCATTTTCTGTACCATTCGAGGAAGTCTCCCCCAATATTTTTTCTTTCTCAGTGGAAACTTcaataacttctttcttctttcttgatgCCTTATATTTTTTGTTCCTCTTTCCCTTGCGCCTTCCAGATGTAGATGGTTGCTCAGCTGCTCTATCTCTCTTCATGCCAGCATGAACCTCAGCCTGAGAGCTCCATGATCCAGAAAAACCATCAACGTGGTTGGTTGTGGGGCTTGCAAGATTTCCTTGAAAACCTGCCCATAATGATCACAATGAAAATTTCTGCATGATAAGTGTTGCTATGTAATAAATGCTGTGGCAATTTTAAAAGAAATGTGAAAGTGACTCGACCAAAATTTAAAAACCTCTTTACCTTGCTGTGCTTGAATTGCAGTTAGTGCAGTTCGAGCTGCCTTAATTTCTGCAGCCTTCTTACTTTTTGCAGGGCCTCCCTGATAGCAAATCCCTGCAATCTCTACAGTAGAAGTAAAACTAGCCGCATGACCCTCTCCTTCCTTTGAACATTTATATGAAGGAACAGGCAAGCTCATTTTTTGAGTATATTCCTGAAGAAGGTTTTTGCATAATCCTGTTTCATACTGGAATTATGCACAATTTGTAAGAAACCAGAATATATTTCCACCACTTTTGACGAAAACCAGAAAAACAGTCTAACTATTCTCCAAATAATAGAGAAACAACCATGAAGCACgtgcaaattgcaaacaaaatcaccttgaacaACCTAAACAATTCAGAAATTTTCAAATGTAATTGTAAAGATGAGACTTAGTGCTGCATTGCACTTGTGTCTGAATTTTTCACTTATTGATAAAAACACTCAATACATCACTTTAAGTCATTTTTTAGTTCCCTCTGTTGAAACACAATTTGTGGGAGCACTTGTACAACACAATCTACCTGccaaacaaacaaattatttaccaTACAAAACAAGCTGAGCGATTTGGAGGCTCAGACATAGAATAATCATATATTGAAACAAACAAATAGGGAAAACCTTGTCTGGTGTTGTGGTGCAACAGTGTGGATGTTGCAACCCAAGTTTGTTCTAGGCATGGGTGAATCCAGGTACAACTCCTAGTGAAGTAGATGGAAGGGGAAAGTTTGATTAATTGAGGAACATGCAATGTGATGGTTTCTAATGCATCATGTAAAGAATGAAGGAATCTTGTGCTTGTGCAAGCTTCTGGATGTAATGCTAGACTTTCCCTTCTAAAGATGAATATTTGTTTGAGCAAGCAAATGTAATGCATAGCTTCTCTTTTGTGCACCCTATATCTAAAGAAGTCTGTTACATGAGCAAACATTATATCTGTTAGATTGAGCATAGAACTGTTTAACTACTGAAAAGGAAAGAGAAATATAAACCAGCTTCATTCAGTCATTATTATAAACTAAGTTAACAGTTCAAGTTTGAGGATTCAGGTATGCCAGTAGGACAAAAATCAATTGTGTTTCAACTTGCATTTGTCCatagaaaacataaataaaaatcatGAATATACATATTTGTAGCCTAAAAATAGAAATTAAGTTCAGAATACCACATAGCATGCATATGATAAACAAAACcaccataaaagaaaaaaaaaattactccaATGCCAAAGTGTCAAACTTAAATGTCATGATAGATATTCATTGTTcaatattaaataaaa contains these protein-coding regions:
- the LOC131038279 gene encoding double-stranded RNA-binding protein 8 encodes the protein MASLLFKSQLQEYAQKACISAPVYETSKEGPPHVPNFKASVIINGVRYESPDRFRNRKLAEHAVAQIALQELLKAANGEVTTTNPVYETGLCKNLLQEYTQKMSLPVPSYKCSKEGEGHAASFTSTVEIAGICYQGGPAKSKKAAEIKAARTALTAIQAQQGFQGNLASPTTNHVDGFSGSWSSQAEVHAGMKRDRAAEQPSTSGRRKGKRNKKYKASRKKKEVIEVSTEKEKILGETSSNGTENGQERASAQNATAINIDDTQKNPKGEMSIDEGVDIKQEEGLGSTDNQEQLLAEVVALVDAKLENQGADIVVDTERNDENAKLEKIESVDGNMVVDSEGNIEESNQEKNEIECGDMVVDSQGTYENDKQKKNESQGGDMVSVPQGVDEQGKQVTTEDTDECCLEKGQNKQVLIDPLPVEKETTQQELLDPLMDHEDCN